The nucleotide sequence TTCGCCACAACCGATAACCTCGCTTTATCTCATCTTCGCAGTTGCTGCAACATGGCCTGAATGCCTTTGTCCCCCGGCTGTCCCCCGAGCATAATGCGCATACCCGCCAAGGCCCACCGGTTCGGCCCTTCACCGAACTGGGTGGCCCGGGTGAGCCAGTAGGCCGCCTCCTCACGGGTGAACCGCTCCACCCGCCAGGCGATCAACTCCACCCGGTCCATATCCGACACCCGCTCCTGCAGTTTAAAAATGAGAGCTAATTTTTCCCCGGCTTCGGAATCGAGGGGCAGATTGCCCCGAAACCAAATCCGCCCATTCCCCAGATACCGGTGCAATTCCAGGGGGATCCCCGAGGCGTCACACACCTTGACGAGGATCTCCCGAACAACCGGGAGGATGCGGCGAAACGGCTGGCCGTAGATCAACCCCCGCTCTTTCAGCACATAGTGATGAGTTGCGGAAGCCCCATCCTGCCCGCCGCTCCACACCCGCACCCGCTCTTTGACCACCAGGACGGGCACGGGCTTGTCCTTGTGCTCGGTTACCCGCA is from Kyrpidia tusciae DSM 2912 and encodes:
- a CDS encoding DUF7680 family protein is translated as MSSRKSDDKAAVQADYTGRVLPLVPQSPWVLRVTEHKDKPVPVLVVKERVRVWSGGQDGASATHHYVLKERGLIYGQPFRRILPVVREILVKVCDASGIPLELHRYLGNGRIWFRGNLPLDSEAGEKLALIFKLQERVSDMDRVELIAWRVERFTREEAAYWLTRATQFGEGPNRWALAGMRIMLGGQPGDKGIQAMLQQLRR